DNA from Daucus carota subsp. sativus chromosome 1, DH1 v3.0, whole genome shotgun sequence:
ACAGTTTGTAAAACCAGTCATAATCCAATCACTATTTTTCATACTGTAAATCTTGTTTTGGAATGCAGCATTTAGTTGGCCTGTCAATGAAAGTGACTGTTTGTATGAAAATGATGAGTATAGtgttgaatattaatttttgttttatttttgcaTGAAAAATGAGAATGACTTGGCCAAGTTATATGTATGGAGTACAAGTTTGGATCAATGAATGTGTTAAATTTAGTGCCAGAAATGTAAATTCCATATCAGGAGACATGAAATTCAGACATTAAAATGATTGCACAAAGATTTATGACATTGTTTGTAGTTTCTAGCAAAGGTGACTTTTAGTTTGCATTATTATATATCAGCTGCTGTTTCCTCTTGCATTCTTTCCTGTTCATTTTCTCAGTTGCTCATGTCACAGTCTTTCTTCTGTATATATCATCTCAGTGGCTCTTTCAGgtgctctctctccctccctccctctctctctctctctctctctcccctctctctctctctctctccctccctccctccctccctccctccctctctctctctttctctccctctctccctccctctctccctccctctttcACACTTTGATCTCATTCTTGAAACTAAACAATAGTACTACTGCATTGTTTATTTTGATTTGCAACTTTCAGGCTTGGAAGTAAAATAAATTCAGCATCATTACCTGTCTCCTGTCAGCTATGCAAAAAACTATAGGGAAACGGACTACGATCACCGAGAAGACGCAGCTTAACTGCAAATGGAAGCTTATTGGTATTTGCAACAATCCCCAGGCTCTTGCTCCAACTCACAAGCTGCTGTCCAATGTAAAGCATGAGAACAAACAAGTCACTGGTAAACATCTCAATATCTTTAGTTATATGCATGTTTATCTATTCCTTTTTTGTTGATCGAGCACACTCACACGCCCACCTTGTCTTTGACTGTTCGAATCCACAACCTCCAGTAGAGAGGATCAGTCGGATACCACTAGACTAAGAGGCCTTTGATTGAACTATCTTTGATTTGTTTCAATTTATTGTAagttctagattttgattttttgagcACAGGGTCTCGAAGGGGAAGTACTGATACGCCAAATCTTAGTAGTAGACCAACTGTGGATGATGAATTGCACAAGTCTAGGAAGCTTTTGGAtgcatttgatattttgaattcGAACAGTGATCTTTTCTTGAAACTTCTACAAGATCCGAATTCTTTATTGATGAAACATATCGAAAGCCAAAAGGATATGCAAGAAAAGACAGCAAGAACTACTACCTGTCAGGAGAACAATCTTCCGGAATCTGGCTCTGGTAGTGCCCTTCATAAGTATCAGAAGCCTCAACATACTGTTCGCAAGTCCTTATTTGATATAATGAACGAGCAAGAATGTGCATCGAAGGACGATGAGATCATAAGTACTTCAAATTCAGCTATTGCTCCCAAGGCAAGCCAGAAAGACCACAGAAGACGCGAGTTAGGGAAGCATAGAGAGGAAGGGCCGAGCAGTGCAGCTCAGATGGCGACCAGCAGTGAATGTGCCACTGTTAGCCGCTCTAACCAAAGGGATTCAGAGGCAAAGAGACGCCTTTCAAGAAGGCTAAAAAATGTGGGGAAGAGTGAAAGTGTATCAGGCAAAGAAACCCCAAGATTGACATTGAAGAGAATACTGTCTTCACCAAAACATGGCTTCGTGGCCTCTTCTTGTCCGAAGATGGAGACAGAGGACAACAGTTTGCAGCCTAAAAATGAAGATGATTCAACAAAACTTGCAAAGATACACGAAACTGGCTTTTTAACTAAAGATTTGAGCTCCAATGGTAAAATCAACAATCACTTTATCTTCTTACTATGCTTCTAGATTCCAATGTATGGCCTTTGAGATAGTTCAATATACTGGTCATTTGCAGATTGTCAGAAGAATCTGAAAGTGAACGATACGATACAGTCAGTATCTGCAAATCTCTCAGAGATGCCGTCTAAGGACAGCAACGTTCACTCTACTGATGCTGAAGAAAGCACCAGTACAACCAGACAGCGAAAGCAATACCAATATTTGAAATGCTCAACACAGGTATGCTAGTTTAACTTTGCAATTGATCTTACTAGATAAAAATTGTCGTATAACTTCTCTGCTTGCTTGATTGTCCTGCATTTTTCGTGTTCTAGGATATAAATTTGGAGAATCAGATCTTGACATCGTCAGCAGAAGTACCCTCCTCAAATCATATTAGCAAATACAGAATCGAACTTGAGGGAAGCTTTGAAGAAACAGAGGAACATCTAAGTCCAGTTTCGGTACTAGATTCACTGTTTAGCGAGGATGTCACCAGCCCCAGTAGCAAGATGAACCATCCTGGTAGGtcttaaagaaattaaaatcaGCAATTCTTCTTGACATTCTATGTTTGAACTCAAACTAAAGAAAGAACCAATGTGCAGCTAAACCTCAAGGAGAACCTGATCATGCTACGTTTGAAGAAAAACCAGTTAAAGTCGATCAAGTTGATCCTAAACTCAATATATGTAGCTGCATACGAACAGTTTTGCAAGCTTCTGAATTAAACTGGAAGGAGCTTTCAGAGAACTCGCGCTCATCAGGCCAACTTCTCAACTTATTTTCAGTCCATAGAAGGGATCTTTTTGCAGATTTTCTAAACGACGTCTTACAGGAGGTAAGCCAACAGAATGTAGAATGCATCAGATGGTCATCGTTTATTAGACCCGACACTCAAGCCTTTGGAGTACTTGGCAAAGATGTGGTTGAAGAGGTGATGAAAGAAGTTCACTGGTATCTTGTTCCATCAATACTACCACGTAAACTCGAACACATTGTCCGAAAAGACATGGAAAAACCTCAGTGTTGGAGTGGCAGGAGGCATGATACTGAAGAAATTGTCATTCAGATTGTTGATGATGTATTAGATGAATCAGTAATGGAAACCATTTCAGCTATTGGAGAGTATGACTACTTCTTGTAACTCAGACAATTTTCTATTGATCTTCACAGTTACATTGGAAATTTctgataataaaattatcagacatattaataaataatggcTTAGAAGGTACCAATGTACTCTAGTTAtctgttaaaaattaattagaataaaataCATACATTCTGTACTCGAGTGTCATTTAAGTAAGAACAGTTTTTAGCGCAAGAACAATTGTCCACTCATAGAGAAGTGCTGAACAATATAGCATATATAAATACAGCAATTGCCTGTATAAGCTAGCAAGATTGACACTTGATCTGTGTGTATAACATAGCactaaacaaaatttattagCTTTGTCAAAAAGGGTAGTAACTTGAACAGGACTACAGGTAACGAGAAATTCATACATAGCAACTCAGAATACTACTAGGGATGCAAAAGCTGCGTAAATGAGAGGAAACAGCATACTTAGCAAGATTCGAGCTACAAAAGAATGCATATGTGATGGTAGTTACATTTGAGTATGAATACACATTCTGATCATGGCAGTAGACGGAAACTTAGACTAGGCATACTCAAGAGCCTCGTTTTCTGATCAAGATGCAGTGGAGGTATTATGACAACAAATGTACAAAAGCAGGCTTTCATCTTTGGTCTGATCATGTCATCCACAGTTTCGAGTAACTTTTTGAAGTGCTTGTCTTATTATCTTTGTAGATGGCGTTGATCGATTCACCTGCAGTAACATCTTTGAAGCTTAGTGCAACGTAGAAGCACTTAAAGTCaagtacttaaaaaaagttaagaatactagcttttgtttcatgacttctacttctttctcaaacactttaatcacttatacgtcttaacttgcttctgacttctacttcacttatttactttaagcaaaaaacacttattttaaactcacccaaacagcCCCTGTAATATGTAAAGAATTTTTACTTAATGTATATGGTAACTGGAAGCAAACCTTAGATTTAATAGTCATGGAGAGGTTTCCATCAATATTAGAAGACTGAACCGAATGAAAATCCAAATGAAGATTGCTTGTTGCACCCATGATTTCAACAAATAGATCCTCTCTCCAAGGGCATAGAATCTCTATCGTAATATCCTTCCCTGTCTTGGAGATGGTCACATCTTCAGTTAAAATATCCTCCTGTTGAAATGGTCTTATAGCTTTCACTTCTTTAATGCCAGAAGCCTTCCTCTTCTTTAGCGCCTGCTTCAGGGATTTATCTACTCTCTTGTCGCCGTAGTTATCAGAAGTGCTTTCTATTATGTCACAACTTCTTTTTCTCCTTGCTGCTTCTATGTCTTGCAGTTCCTTTTGAGATTCCAACTTCTCAACCTTTTTCTCGAGATTCTTAAGGTAATCTATTGTGTCATCAAGCAATGTAACATTATCAACCTACATGAACAAATAGATATGTTACAGAATGAGCATTAGGAACAGTTGAAAGTGCATCTGAAGAAGCTACCTACATAAACAAATAGATATGTGACAATATGAGCATTTGAAACAGTTAAGAAAGCATGTGAGGAAGTTTACTCTTTCAcgagattttttttgtttaaataaaataatcccATTTCAAGCATCTAGTTACCTTGCCAGCTGAAGGTACAATTGATCCAAGAATCGCAAATTTTTCCTGcatcttttctctttttcttctcTCTTCTAGTACATGATTTTCATCAATCTCATCGGCCTCTAGTCTCCTTGCCTTCCCTCCCTTGTCATTATTCTCCTGCATCTCAAGCAAGTGATTGCTATGCATTATAGGAACATCATAAATTACTCTTTTTAGCAATCTTTGTGAAGTTCCACCTGTAGACTTGTGACTACCCGATAATCTGCCTTTCTTCCATCTAACAAAGCACGTATCCTTAATGCTGCTTTTGAAACATGGTCCCATAATTAATTGATGGGAAGTCTTTAAAAGGGTTGACACGATTCCTTGATAGTGGATATCATCATTTAGAACCTCAACTGAGGTCAGCTCCATATCTTTGGAGTCTTCATGATCAAGTAAATGGTTCTCTTTCATCTCATTTTCATGTTGAAGAGGGACGCTTTTCTCAGGACTCGCGAAGGTTTGTGATACACAATCACTAGAATCTTCAGAATTGAGGACACCGTTACTGATCTCATCATCCATTAACTGCCAACTTTGTACACGAGAGGCACCCTCGTGTTTAGCTGTTAATGATTCCCTTGCCTGGCAATTTGGCTCAAAATCTTCTGAACTACTATTCGGGGAGCAAGTATTGGGTTTTTGCCATTTAGTATCCGGATTCATATTGGCTTTGGAATTCTTCTCATTTGGCTGTGCACGGATGTTGTTACTCCCACTTCTTGCAGTTTTGGGGACATACGCTGAATTATTGGAAACAACTGTGCCTGGTGTCTCCAAAAAAGAAGTCATGTGCTGAATAACACTTAGATCCTCTGAAACCTTGAACATGGATATAATGTGGGAGCAATATCAGACATGATGGAAACTTCAATGTGCCAAATGATATATATCAGCTACTTAAACTTGGtctaaaacaaattatgtttaactTACCAGATCAGTTGTACCTAGCTCAATCACACCACCTGAATATGGAAAGCATACAACTGTCTGAAACACAAAAAAACGCATCACTGAATAAATATTACTCTTGTGGGGAACATTATCTTAAAAAGACATGTTAAAGCAAGTACCTGAATCGATGCACTCTGAGAAACGTCATAGAATCCagagacaaaagaaaaaagatgttCTTAGTATATAGAAAATTTCGAAcagattttaaagaaaattagcAGAATGTGGCCTAAGATCACAGCATACCTTTGCAAGCAGAGCACGACTGAACACTTTGCTGTCTGCATATCGTGCATTGCACAACCAAATGGTTTGATTTTTTGCTAGTGATCTTCCAGGCAAGCTGATTAACGACAGAATTgccattatatttaataaaacaatCGAATTGTACAAACATTAAGCAGCTTACTTCAGCATCTATTACTCAGTTTCAAAAGTAAGCTACCTTTAAGATGCTTGCCACAACTTTTTAAAACCAAATTTGTACTAAAAAAACAAGCTGGTCAACATGAGCTTCTTAGATAATAATAGTTCATTTAGACATATTCAGTTTATTAGTTTGTAACTCATTTTCCAAACACAGCAGCTAGTCCTGTTTTGAAACTAGTTTGTTCTTGTATCAAGAAATTAGAAGTATACTTAAATTTCAAGAAGATGAAAGTGTGAATTACCCTTCGCCAATATTGAAGACAAACGACATGCAGACCAAGAAATACCACTCAGTATCAGTGAGATCTTCAGGTGATAATGCAGCAGTAGGCCTTGCAGATTGTGGATTTGTTTCAGCATCTAAGAGAGACTCGTAAAGTTCCCTCAATTGCTCAGTCCTTTGTAATCCAAGCTGGTCAGCATCTAATTGTTCTGATTGAACTGTTTTTCTTGTCTTTATATCACCATTGTAGTATCCATCATCCCACGCTAATGCCCTGCATAATTTTCATCCACACGTTATTGTAAAAACATCAGATTTCGTTAAATATACACATGATCTAACCAAGCCATCTACTAACACTTTAAGATTTTAGAGATTAGTCAACTTAATATGATATCAGACCTCAGCTAAAACTGAAAATCTCAAGTTTGAACCCCAATAGTCAAAAGTCTCAAACATACTTCAGACACTGAAGTTAAATATTGACCCAGAATATGGGATCTTACTGATATCTTCTTCAATTTCAAAAAGATGGAATCTCGAGCGAAGGGGAGTGTTAAAGCTATGATCCAATGAAGCCCTCTCCTAACAACTTAACCTTTTACGAAAGTTTTTATCTTGACAACTATCCATGGGGATCTGCATTCTGTCTAATCTTGCTTACAAGTCAACATTTCTTGCTAATTTACCAAAAGTAACACTTGCAAATGCAGTCAACACCATCACCTCAGTATCACTAAACAGAAGTAAAACACACCTACCATAATTGGACTACCAATCTGAACTTATATACTTGCAGAAGGCAAGAACAATCAGATCATCAATGTGAGAGAAAATTGAAAAGTTGCAAGTCAACAGATGTAAAGAAACACAAATTGCAAAAGAACCATCTAACTTAATCTATAAAGAAGTATCAAGAATGACCAATAACTTCTTGGTCAGATAGTATCTCTCTCGCTCCACTTACGAGtgtgtttaattattaataaaaacatcAAGAATCATGAAAACAAGTCAAACACCCAAACCCACCTCCCAAAATCATGAAACTCTACAACCAAACAAAAAGAACCAAtctttacataaaaaaaaatagacaaCAACTTGATCTGAAGCATACCCATTCTGTTCAGCAGAACTGGACCAAAAAATAGCATAGCTCCACTGCTTATTCTTAACAGCAAGAGCAAGCTGATTCCTCAACCTCCCTGCCATTCTTTTTCTTCTCTGGCTGCTCAACAGCACAGCCACAAAGTCCTAAACTTTGTCAGATATAAGATGTAGTTGTCCAATATAAAATATAGGTTGCTTAATATGATGACACAACTTCATCCAACCAAAGTGTAGAAAGATTTAGCATGTGTACAAATTTTAGTACCAAACATAAAGTATTGTGTGAAAATGTATAAAAGTTGCTGTTTGGAAAGTACAATAATATATTGGTTTGACTGTTAAGGGAAACATGTGATGCATGTAATCATTTGAGTTGAGTGCAGTAGATTTGTGTGTTACTGCAGCTAGGACAAGATGTTATATTTAGACAAATTCTTTGCATATTAATTGGATTGAAAGGTGTGTCATTATTCATGTGGAGACTAGGCAAATGTTTATGGGTTTTGGTCAATTTGtatgattattttgatattttgactaaactcagaaaatattttttgtgtgaaacttgtttctttttatatttagaaagTTCTATGACAGCCTTGTTAAGCTTGTTAGTTACGTGGaaacaatttatttattctaaagttaaatatcatataagcttggtgtattttattaataaaaaattcaaatattgataatatattatttttaaaatatagccgGTGCATCTTATtatcaaaatagtagaaaatACTCATATCTGTTATCCAAACAGTAGAACAACACTGGATTTTTCAATGTATTGActggttatattttaaataatatattattaatatcttACCTTGttataaataagatatattatttaaatatgataataaatgatgtgaaatGTTGTTATAGATCTCTAAATTTGATGGATAAAATGAttgaataaaagaaaatatccttttttacataaattttatattctatatatatatttatttattcattatttttagaaaatgatCTAAAATTTTGTCCGGAGAAAAGCTTGTCAGCATTCGAGTTACGAtttgaaaatttcaaatataaaagtatattatagACGTGCACGTTGAACATACTATAGCCGCACATAGGACAATAAATACATGAGTAGTTGTGCCTAACTCATACGAAGAGTaggtatatttatttatttttatgtaccgCATTTCAGATCTATTTGCTGTCACGACAACTAGTGTCCATGTTCATGGCTGCTTTTACGTTTATATTCGCAATTTTTTTACTACGCATTTTGCATTCAGATCATTGTCGTGGTCAATGTAACCGACAAATTTATATTccctttttcttatttataagaagttgataattttaaagattattgcttcattttttcctcaaaaaaaaaagattattgcTTCATTTGTTCCAAATATTTATTAGATTTAGACGAAGAGTGAAACTAAAATGTATATTGGAGAAtgttattcaaatatattattgttcATTTTGTAAATGGCAAAAATTATGAACATCCGTCTTGATCGTTGATAATATCTaagaattttagaaaaatttgatatttgtaAGACATAGTGTTGAGCTTCCACGTGAATCGaagaatataatttaaatatatttttaccagTGTTCATAATCATtggcaaaaatttgaaattcaatatATAGATACAATCACTCACAATTAGTCAATTTCAGTCATTTCAAAATATAGCGCTACGATCGGAAACTCAATTTTtagctttttatatttttcttgcaCATATTTTATTGCCATTAATAAATCATTTCTTCAAAGGTTTGACCATTAGATGAATATTCAGCGATCAGGATTAAAACAAAGCTTTAACATGTTCACCGTTTTGCCCCATCCACCACTAAAAAAACATTGTTTATGAGAAAAATGGATTTCTCCTGTCCATTGCTAAAAAACTGCTGAACatactaaaattttgttttaatccttTTAACAGATCCCACGACCTGAACTCATCTTCAAATACCCAAATTGTTGTCGCCGTCAGATTTTAAAACGGCGTCTACGTACGTCACAGACTCACAGGTGCCCCATTTACAATGGCCCGCTTATCCCCGTCTCCGGTCTCCCAGCTAAAATGACTTGAAGAACTACAATTATCTCATTGGGCCATAACGGTTAAGAACTAAAAAAGAACCGAAAACAGGCCAATTTCCTctaaactaaataaaaatatttgttcctgacattaaaattgaaaatatttgttttgatgtttgctaaaaagaaaaagtcaaaaaataaattacctacttatatataataagcgtaagggagataatttggtcgcatggtcctctggtccaaaagTTTACCATCCattggatcttatattgaacaaataagcaccgttagattggaacaaaattaaattctgttctagaaggtaagcatgtttataattccttttcttaatccaaaacaaattctgtctttcacatgtatatgatttttttaatccaaaataaatatttcttaccagttttattcgtagaatcatataaattgcaccgtcataaaaaaaaatttatcgaatatattttaaaaataataagccggatattttaatccaaaataaatatttcctaccagttttaattgtagaatcatataacttgcaccgtcacaaaattatttttatctaatatattttaagattagtaggccaaatttaaatcatattataattataataattctaatataaaatacatttataaatataatctaatgagaagttgacgtcacatattctactcaatatatattaaaatttgatagaaaaattTTAATACTTTGACATGATAAAAGGAatggcttgattacaatagtttatttgaagccattaatgacTGTGACGGTATATTTTATACTGCATCGCCACcgtcggatgatccaacatgtgtgaccaatttttttatttttttttacagaaacaagtctgaaaagtagaacctatatatttttacaatagttttgacttacaaacaaatcataatttcaaattttatttaattgaaaattttaatttattatttattaattaaattctatCTCACCATTTACaatttacaatataattaaaaagcttataaataattaaaaagctcccgtgccttgcatcggatcgtatattgaacaaataagcatcgttagattagaacaaaattaacttctgttccataagacaactgatatctacttgcatgtttataattccttaactgaatccaaaacaaattttgtctttcacgtgtttatgatttttttaatccaaaataaatattttctaccagttttatttgtagaatcatataaatagcaccgtcacaaaattatttttatctaatatattttaaaattaataagccggatttatgtgaggaacgaatacaaaaactttttcttaatccaaaacaaattctaccatcttattgcatgtttatgattcatcttcttaattcaaaataaattatgtttatgAATTTTGATCTCGAACcattaaaatttttagaaaaatatttaaatcacattataataattctaatataaaatacatttataaatataatttaataggagttggcgtcacatattctacttaaaataatttaaaatttgatagaaagaatttaatactttggcatgatacatacaattttaatttattatttataaattaattttttcacaccatttaaaatatatttaaaaagtttataactaattaaaaagctcccgtgccttgcacgggctataagctagtattaacTAATGCACCCAACAAAAATAGTTCCATATTATCAGACTTCATACTATTCTTTACAACAGAGTAGAATAGAATTTAGACAAAATCAAATGATTATAACCAAAAAGGATTTGAGAGGTATAAGATACCACCCGGGAACAAAAATAAACACATGACCGTTTATGATTTAATTTGTGATGCACACGAGCCGACAAGCCATGAACCTTACAGTTAATGGAGTTGAATCCTATTATGAGCAGACGTTGTCAATAATGAAAGTGGGCGAACTAACATTGTACACACATTCCATCTTAAGGGGAATAAATTACTTGCACCAACTTTCGATGCCATACAAATTACATCTGAAGACATAAATCTCACAAATGAGTTCTAATATGAACCATGTTTTAGAAGATCAAATCTGAACCCCAAACTGAAGATAAAGTGCACATACAAAAAAAAGGCATGAAATACATTGCGGAACTGTTCCCCATTTGCATGGAAACATTAGTGATACAGGTGTGCACCTGATGTGAAGATTCATTGTGATAGATAGATATCACATTATTCCTGCTTTGAAGTTGTGACTATACTTGATGAACTGACTAAACAACAAACTGACAAAGGTACATCTTCAATTGTACGATTGAAGAGCACACGCAAACTGAATCACAAGTACCATTGAGCATTCAGTAAAGAAGCTCCTGAAATACTGGATCCACACTTTCTCCCCAATTCCCATGGTACAACTCGAGAAGCTTCTCAGCAGGTGTCACGCCTGCAACAAACGTAAGCTATTGAGAAAACTTTAATAACCTAAGCAGTGATTGATTCTACAAGTTGTAAAGACATCATTCTTGCTTCGTTAGTGTGAAAAGACGTCATCCTTGCTTCGATAGTGTGAAGAAGCTTTGAGCATTGCATCTCCATAGTCCATACTCCATACTATTCAAGTACATTGTTGTTTTTCTAGTATACATTTATAAGTACCAATAGTACACATCAACAATTTGGTGTACATCTCTTCAATTTCAATTCACAAAATCCCAGAGGACTTGTCACAGTTTGGAAAGAAAACATGTTTTGCCACTCAAGCATAAGCATTTGCCAAATATGGGTGTTACTAGAGGGCATTATCTATACCAGGTCACCAAGCCCCAACAACAATAAAAATTTGTTCTACatgttcattttatttttattcttttgtcCAACTAAAACTAATAAGTTTATCAATGGGAAAAGGAAGTTAATGATGACaacatgtaaaagaaaaaagagtaGCATATCTACCAAGGAATTCAAAAGTACCTGTTCTAGCCACCTCTGCCACTTCATTCAAGAACCCTGTTTCCTTAAAGCCTCTCCTTTCCAAGCCATCCTACCAATGACAGCAATAATAGATGATGAGGTGCTAT
Protein-coding regions in this window:
- the LOC108227876 gene encoding uncharacterized protein LOC108227876, encoding MQKTIGKRTTITEKTQLNCKWKLIGICNNPQALAPTHKLLSNVKHENKQVTGSRRGSTDTPNLSSRPTVDDELHKSRKLLDAFDILNSNSDLFLKLLQDPNSLLMKHIESQKDMQEKTARTTTCQENNLPESGSGSALHKYQKPQHTVRKSLFDIMNEQECASKDDEIISTSNSAIAPKASQKDHRRRELGKHREEGPSSAAQMATSSECATVSRSNQRDSEAKRRLSRRLKNVGKSESVSGKETPRLTLKRILSSPKHGFVASSCPKMETEDNSLQPKNEDDSTKLAKIHETGFLTKDLSSNDCQKNLKVNDTIQSVSANLSEMPSKDSNVHSTDAEESTSTTRQRKQYQYLKCSTQDINLENQILTSSAEVPSSNHISKYRIELEGSFEETEEHLSPVSVLDSLFSEDVTSPSSKMNHPAKPQGEPDHATFEEKPVKVDQVDPKLNICSCIRTVLQASELNWKELSENSRSSGQLLNLFSVHRRDLFADFLNDVLQEVSQQNVECIRWSSFIRPDTQAFGVLGKDVVEEVMKEVHWYLVPSILPRKLEHIVRKDMEKPQCWSGRRHDTEEIVIQIVDDVLDESVMETISAIGEYDYFL
- the LOC108205163 gene encoding transcription factor EGL1, producing the protein MAGRLRNQLALAVKNKQWSYAIFWSSSAEQNGALAWDDGYYNGDIKTRKTVQSEQLDADQLGLQRTEQLRELYESLLDAETNPQSARPTAALSPEDLTDTEWYFLVCMSFVFNIGEGLPGRSLAKNQTIWLCNARYADSKVFSRALLAKSASIQTVVCFPYSGGVIELGTTDLVSEDLSVIQHMTSFLETPGTVVSNNSAYVPKTARSGSNNIRAQPNEKNSKANMNPDTKWQKPNTCSPNSSSEDFEPNCQARESLTAKHEGASRVQSWQLMDDEISNGVLNSEDSSDCVSQTFASPEKSVPLQHENEMKENHLLDHEDSKDMELTSVEVLNDDIHYQGIVSTLLKTSHQLIMGPCFKSSIKDTCFVRWKKGRLSGSHKSTGGTSQRLLKRVIYDVPIMHSNHLLEMQENNDKGGKARRLEADEIDENHVLEERRKREKMQEKFAILGSIVPSAGKVDNVTLLDDTIDYLKNLEKKVEKLESQKELQDIEAARRKRSCDIIESTSDNYGDKRVDKSLKQALKKRKASGIKEVKAIRPFQQEDILTEDVTISKTGKDITIEILCPWREDLFVEIMGATSNLHLDFHSVQSSNIDGNLSMTIKSKVNRSTPSTKIIRQALQKVTRNCG